In the genome of Streptomyces sp. V2I9, one region contains:
- a CDS encoding DUF1345 domain-containing protein, translated as MNTYRRILLPAVPRLAGSVLVGAAAGVLVGALVGNTALGIHVGIAATDTLFVVAGWLVLWPMGAAATRTNARREEFRPVAEELVVVTAALSGLVGIVLLLLIGNTDLSHAAAALAFCGVFMSWAALHLMYAARYAYIYYRTPGGGGIDFNTEEPPRYIDFLYFSYNLGMTYQVSDTDVATSEIRAVALRHCLLSYVFGATILATTINLVAGIVTR; from the coding sequence ATGAACACATACCGTCGGATCCTTCTCCCCGCCGTCCCCCGGCTGGCGGGCTCCGTGCTGGTCGGAGCCGCCGCCGGGGTGCTGGTCGGCGCCCTGGTGGGCAACACCGCGCTGGGTATCCATGTCGGCATCGCCGCCACGGACACCCTCTTCGTCGTCGCCGGCTGGCTGGTCCTGTGGCCCATGGGGGCCGCCGCCACCCGGACCAACGCCCGGCGCGAGGAGTTCCGGCCCGTCGCCGAGGAACTCGTCGTCGTCACGGCCGCCCTGTCCGGTCTGGTCGGCATCGTCCTGCTGCTCCTGATCGGCAACACCGATCTGAGCCACGCGGCGGCCGCCCTGGCCTTCTGCGGCGTGTTCATGTCCTGGGCGGCCCTCCATCTGATGTACGCCGCCCGCTACGCGTACATCTACTACCGGACGCCCGGTGGCGGCGGGATCGACTTCAACACGGAGGAACCGCCGCGCTACATCGACTTCCTCTACTTCAGCTACAACCTGGGCATGACCTACCAGGTCTCCGACACGGACGTCGCCACCTCCGAGATCCGCGCGGTCGCCCTGCGGCACTGCCTGCTGTCGTACGTGTTCGGCGCCACCATCCTGGCCACCACGATCAACCTGGTCGCCGGCATCGTCACCCGCTGA
- a CDS encoding FdhF/YdeP family oxidoreductase, which yields MSTDHAAQESPDPPEPHTSLEPSVGSVPEAAPRVRPYRHPAAGWGAAKSVTRVLVEERELVDGPRAIMRMNHEDGGFDCPGCAWPDDTKGLRLDICENGIKHVTWEMTRKRVGREFFAAHSVTELAGWSDHDLEDQGRLTEPMVYDPESDHYVPISWKEAFEVVGAALRGLDDPNRASFYTSGRLGNEATFLYQLMARELGTNNLPDCSNMCHEASGRALQASLGTGKGTVDLKDWESADALFIMGVNAASNAPRMLTALAEAMRRGAQIVHVNPLVEAAATRTIVPHEFLDMALFKSTRTSTLNLQPRIGGDMALLRGMAKAVLERSASDPKALDATFIERHTSGFEEYRALCEATPWEELEHQSGLSRADILEAAQVYTEADRSIVSWCLGLTQHEHGVDTVREIVNLLLLRGNIGREGAGPSPVRGHSNVQGNRTCGIDHRPTDAFLDRLTEACGIDPPREHGLDTVRTIQAMRDGEVKVFVAMGGNFALAAPDTPATYAALRSCDLTVQVSTKLNRSHVVHGKAALILPCLGRTEKDHQRKGIQSTSVEDSMSMVHMSVGMKRPASPHLLSEPAIVAGMARAALPDSETPWDWYIEDYDRIRDTMAVALDGFEDFNRRVRLPLGFRIKQPARELIFTTPSGRAEFSSAALPDVVPEPGTLVLGTMRSHDQWNTTIYSDDDRYRGVKNLRTLVFMNRADMRERGIADMGTVDITSTAKDGSRRYLNGYTAVPYDIPRGCAAGYMPEMNVLCALGDYSTQSDQPIMKHVKVTIVPAAA from the coding sequence GTGAGCACCGACCATGCTGCACAGGAGTCCCCCGATCCCCCAGAGCCCCACACGTCCCTGGAGCCCTCGGTCGGGTCCGTTCCCGAGGCCGCTCCACGGGTCCGGCCCTACCGCCACCCCGCCGCGGGCTGGGGAGCGGCGAAGAGCGTCACCCGCGTCCTGGTGGAGGAGCGCGAACTGGTGGACGGCCCACGGGCCATCATGCGGATGAACCACGAGGACGGCGGATTCGACTGCCCCGGCTGCGCGTGGCCGGACGACACCAAGGGCCTGCGCCTGGACATCTGCGAGAACGGCATCAAGCACGTCACGTGGGAGATGACCCGCAAGCGCGTGGGCCGCGAGTTCTTCGCCGCGCACTCGGTGACCGAGCTGGCCGGGTGGAGCGACCACGACCTGGAGGACCAGGGGCGGCTGACCGAGCCGATGGTGTACGACCCGGAGTCCGACCACTACGTCCCGATCAGCTGGAAGGAGGCGTTCGAGGTGGTCGGAGCCGCTCTGCGCGGACTCGACGACCCGAACCGCGCGTCGTTCTACACCTCCGGCCGACTGGGCAACGAGGCGACCTTCCTGTACCAGCTGATGGCCCGCGAGCTCGGCACGAACAATCTGCCGGACTGCTCCAACATGTGCCACGAGGCCAGCGGACGCGCCCTCCAGGCGTCCCTCGGCACCGGGAAGGGGACGGTCGACCTCAAGGACTGGGAGTCCGCCGACGCCCTGTTCATCATGGGCGTCAACGCCGCGTCGAACGCGCCCCGGATGCTCACCGCGCTCGCCGAGGCCATGCGCCGAGGCGCTCAGATCGTGCATGTGAACCCGCTGGTGGAAGCAGCGGCAACCCGCACCATCGTGCCGCACGAGTTCCTGGACATGGCCCTGTTCAAGTCCACCCGGACCAGCACGCTCAACCTCCAGCCGCGCATCGGCGGCGACATGGCGCTGCTGCGCGGTATGGCCAAGGCGGTTCTGGAGCGGTCGGCGAGCGACCCCAAGGCGCTGGACGCCACGTTCATCGAGCGGCACACCTCCGGCTTCGAGGAGTACCGGGCGCTGTGCGAGGCCACTCCCTGGGAGGAACTGGAACACCAGTCGGGCCTGAGCCGTGCCGACATTCTCGAGGCGGCACAGGTGTACACGGAGGCCGACCGCTCCATCGTGAGCTGGTGCCTGGGCCTCACCCAGCACGAGCACGGCGTCGACACGGTCCGCGAGATCGTCAACCTCCTGCTGCTGCGCGGCAACATCGGGCGGGAGGGCGCGGGCCCCTCCCCCGTACGCGGACACAGCAACGTCCAGGGCAACCGCACCTGCGGCATCGACCACCGTCCCACCGACGCGTTCCTCGACCGGCTCACCGAGGCCTGCGGGATCGACCCGCCCCGTGAACACGGCCTGGACACCGTCCGTACCATCCAGGCGATGCGGGACGGCGAGGTGAAGGTGTTCGTCGCCATGGGCGGCAACTTCGCGCTCGCCGCTCCCGACACCCCGGCCACGTACGCGGCGCTGCGCTCGTGCGATCTCACGGTGCAGGTGAGCACCAAGCTGAACCGCAGCCATGTCGTGCACGGCAAGGCCGCGCTCATCCTGCCGTGCCTGGGCCGCACGGAGAAGGACCACCAGCGCAAGGGGATCCAGAGCACCTCCGTCGAGGACTCGATGAGCATGGTCCACATGTCCGTCGGGATGAAGCGGCCGGCTTCCCCGCACCTGCTGTCCGAACCGGCCATCGTCGCGGGGATGGCGCGCGCCGCCCTGCCGGACAGCGAGACACCCTGGGACTGGTACATCGAGGACTACGACCGCATCCGGGACACGATGGCCGTGGCACTGGACGGGTTCGAGGACTTCAACCGCCGGGTGCGGCTGCCGCTGGGCTTCCGGATCAAGCAGCCCGCCCGCGAACTGATCTTCACGACCCCGTCCGGGCGTGCCGAGTTCTCCTCGGCCGCCCTTCCCGACGTCGTGCCCGAGCCCGGCACGCTGGTGCTGGGCACCATGCGCTCGCACGACCAGTGGAACACCACGATCTACTCGGACGACGACCGCTACCGGGGCGTCAAGAACCTGCGCACGCTGGTCTTCATGAACCGGGCCGACATGCGCGAGCGCGGCATCGCCGACATGGGCACGGTCGACATCACCAGCACCGCCAAGGACGGCAGCCGCCGGTACCTGAACGGCTACACGGCGGTCCCGTACGACATTCCGCGCGGCTGCGCGGCCGGCTACATGCCGGAGATGAACGTGCTGTGCGCGCTGGGCGACTACAGCACCCAGAGCGACCAGCCGATCATGAAGCACGTGAAGGTGACGATCGTCCCGGCGGCCGCCTGA
- a CDS encoding ATP-dependent Clp protease ATP-binding subunit translates to MSMAFGSSPFGPSDPFSDLLNRFFGMSPASSPPAVQRVPIGRLLTDSSHELLGRATSKAAQDGTADLDTEHLLWAATQVEPSRGLLSRAGVDPDALAAQLDQVLPRESAEPSAEPGLTPAAKRTLTAAYARSQAAGVSYIGPEHILGALIDDADSGAGRLLGSDDLDVDRLRGAADRAAGPDGGSGGAKPPATTLDEFGRDLTEEAKAGKLDPVVGRAEEIEQTIEILSRRSKNNPVLIGEPGVGKTAIVEGLAQSIVAGEVPDTLKDKRVVSLDLSGMVAGAQYRGQFEERLKKVIEDVQKAEGEIILFIDELHTVVGAGATGEGSMDAGNMLKPALARGELHVVGATTIDEYRKHIEKDAALERRFQPVLVPEPTVEQTVQILEGLRDAYEAHHQVRFADGALTAAAELSDRYISDRFLPDKAIDLMDQAGARVRLRSANRSTEVVSREDRLAKLRREKDEAVAGEEFEKASGLKRQIAEVEGELAGIEERREGVVSVTSADIADIVSRRTGIPVSQLTAGEKEKLLKLEEEMHARIVGQDEAVTAVSEAVRRNRAGMGDPNRPVGSFLFLGPTGVGKTELAKTLAELLFGQDDRMIRFDMSEFQEKHTVARLVGAPPGYVGYDEAGQLTEKVRRNPYSVVLFDEVEKAHPDVFNTLLQILDDGRLTDGQGRTVDFRHCVVIMTSNIGAHRILAHEGDAAELKDELMEDLRGRFLPEFLNRIDDIIVFHSLTEADLSTIVDHLLDRSKHRVHAQGMTLEVTEAAKKLLVAHGYQPEFGARPLRRTIQTELDNRVASLLLGGEADPGDTIVADVEKDTLHCSVRKGEAAAEAAQTSEGGAGARRSGRETAESDGPAATGSTEATG, encoded by the coding sequence ATGTCGATGGCGTTCGGTTCTTCACCCTTCGGTCCGTCCGATCCGTTCAGCGACCTGCTGAACCGGTTCTTCGGGATGTCGCCCGCGTCGTCGCCCCCTGCCGTGCAGCGGGTGCCGATCGGGCGGCTGCTGACGGACTCGTCCCACGAGCTGCTGGGGCGGGCCACGAGCAAGGCGGCCCAGGACGGAACGGCGGACCTCGACACGGAGCACCTGCTGTGGGCGGCGACCCAGGTCGAACCCTCGCGCGGGCTGCTGTCCCGTGCCGGGGTCGATCCCGACGCGCTGGCGGCCCAGCTCGACCAGGTGCTGCCCCGCGAGTCCGCCGAACCCTCCGCAGAACCGGGTCTCACCCCGGCGGCGAAGCGGACCCTCACCGCCGCCTACGCCCGCTCGCAGGCGGCGGGGGTGTCCTACATCGGCCCCGAGCACATCCTCGGCGCGCTGATCGACGACGCGGACTCCGGGGCCGGCCGCCTCCTCGGCTCGGACGACCTGGACGTGGACAGACTCCGCGGTGCGGCGGACCGGGCGGCCGGCCCGGACGGCGGCTCCGGGGGCGCGAAGCCGCCGGCGACGACCCTGGACGAGTTCGGCAGGGACCTGACGGAGGAGGCGAAGGCGGGGAAGCTGGACCCGGTGGTCGGGCGGGCCGAGGAGATCGAGCAGACCATCGAGATCCTCTCGCGGCGCTCCAAGAACAACCCGGTCCTGATCGGCGAGCCGGGCGTCGGCAAGACCGCGATCGTCGAGGGCCTCGCCCAGAGCATCGTCGCGGGCGAGGTGCCCGACACCCTCAAGGACAAGCGGGTGGTCTCCCTCGACCTCTCCGGCATGGTGGCAGGCGCCCAGTACCGGGGCCAGTTCGAGGAACGCCTCAAGAAGGTCATCGAGGACGTGCAGAAGGCCGAAGGGGAGATCATCCTCTTCATCGACGAACTCCACACGGTCGTCGGCGCGGGCGCGACCGGCGAGGGCTCGATGGACGCCGGCAACATGCTCAAGCCCGCCCTCGCCCGCGGCGAACTGCACGTCGTCGGCGCGACCACGATCGACGAGTACCGCAAGCACATCGAGAAGGACGCCGCCCTGGAGCGCCGCTTCCAGCCCGTCCTGGTCCCGGAGCCGACCGTCGAGCAGACCGTGCAGATCCTCGAAGGGCTGCGGGACGCCTACGAGGCCCACCACCAGGTCCGCTTCGCCGACGGGGCGCTCACGGCGGCGGCCGAACTGTCCGACCGCTACATCAGCGACCGCTTCCTCCCCGACAAGGCCATCGACCTGATGGACCAGGCCGGGGCCCGCGTACGGCTGCGCAGCGCGAACCGCTCCACCGAGGTCGTCAGCCGGGAGGACCGCCTCGCCAAACTGCGGCGCGAGAAGGACGAGGCCGTCGCCGGCGAGGAGTTCGAGAAGGCGTCCGGGCTGAAGCGGCAGATCGCCGAGGTGGAGGGCGAACTGGCCGGGATCGAGGAGCGCCGCGAGGGCGTCGTCTCGGTCACCTCCGCCGACATCGCCGACATCGTCTCCCGCCGCACCGGCATCCCGGTCTCCCAGCTCACCGCCGGCGAGAAGGAGAAGCTCCTCAAGCTGGAGGAGGAGATGCACGCCAGGATCGTCGGCCAGGACGAGGCGGTCACCGCGGTCTCCGAAGCCGTACGGCGCAACCGCGCGGGCATGGGCGACCCGAACCGGCCCGTCGGCTCGTTCCTCTTCCTCGGCCCGACCGGCGTCGGCAAGACGGAGCTGGCCAAGACGCTGGCCGAGCTGCTGTTCGGCCAGGACGACCGGATGATCCGCTTCGACATGAGCGAGTTCCAGGAGAAGCACACCGTCGCCCGGCTCGTCGGTGCTCCTCCCGGTTACGTCGGCTACGACGAGGCGGGCCAGCTCACCGAGAAGGTGCGGCGCAACCCCTACAGCGTGGTGCTGTTCGACGAGGTCGAGAAGGCCCACCCGGACGTCTTCAACACGCTCCTGCAGATCCTCGACGACGGCCGACTCACGGACGGGCAGGGCCGCACCGTCGACTTCCGCCACTGCGTCGTCATCATGACGTCCAACATCGGCGCGCATCGCATCCTCGCCCACGAGGGCGACGCCGCCGAGCTCAAGGACGAGCTGATGGAGGACCTCCGCGGCCGGTTCCTGCCCGAGTTCCTCAACCGCATCGACGACATCATCGTCTTCCACAGCCTCACCGAGGCCGACCTGTCCACGATCGTGGACCACCTGCTGGACCGCAGCAAGCACCGTGTCCACGCCCAGGGCATGACGCTGGAGGTCACCGAGGCGGCGAAGAAGCTCCTGGTCGCCCACGGCTACCAGCCGGAGTTCGGCGCCCGCCCGCTGCGCCGCACGATCCAGACGGAACTGGACAACCGCGTCGCCTCCCTGCTCCTGGGCGGCGAGGCGGACCCGGGGGACACGATCGTCGCCGACGTGGAGAAGGACACCCTGCACTGCTCGGTCCGCAAGGGCGAGGCCGCCGCGGAGGCCGCGCAGACCTCCGAAGGCGGCGCCGGGGCCCGCAGGTCCGGGCGGGAGACGGCGGAGAGCGACGGTCCTGCGGCGACGGGCAGCACCGAGGCGACCGGCTGA